From a single Terriglobales bacterium genomic region:
- a CDS encoding site-specific integrase: MSKKKSSPDGSIPRAIARFLRSLESERRASQHTLRAYRQDLERFAAWAGTGADWPAVDHLRIRAFLSHLYDEGLSKTSVARALAALRSLYRWMAREGMVDQNPAALVSTPR; the protein is encoded by the coding sequence GTGAGCAAGAAGAAATCGAGTCCGGACGGTTCTATCCCTCGCGCCATCGCCCGCTTCCTGCGCTCCCTGGAATCGGAGCGCCGCGCTTCGCAGCATACGCTGCGCGCCTATCGCCAGGACCTCGAGCGGTTCGCGGCCTGGGCGGGCACGGGCGCCGACTGGCCCGCTGTAGACCACCTGCGCATCCGCGCCTTCCTTTCGCACCTGTACGATGAGGGACTAAGCAAGACCTCGGTGGCGCGCGCCCTGGCGGCTCTGCGCTCGCTCTACCGCTGGATGGCGCGCGAGGGCATGGTGGATCAAAACCCCGCCGCTCTGGTCTCGACGCCACGCC
- a CDS encoding tyrosine recombinase: MAAPALSPQDQRLLAGFSDYLRVEKGLARLSIAAYTRDVTQFGGFLHRKKRGLANARRADVRDFLDHLFSLAVDGRSVARKLSTLRHLYRYLLLDRHVSRDPTLNIDAPRQWKVLPKSLARDEVEALLGGPPRAEDTPLAQALALRDRAMLEMLYGGALRVSEILGVGREDLKLDLGYVLVRGKGDKERIVPLGRAALDALRLYLDQGRAVLAAGKASPLLFVARGARRLSRQRVWQMVRASSAAGRRASPHMLRHSCATHMVEGGADLRTVQSILGHADISTTQVYTHVALDRLKHVYRSHHPRARARAGMRPVTTQEKE; this comes from the coding sequence ATGGCAGCTCCCGCCCTTTCCCCGCAGGACCAACGACTGCTGGCGGGGTTCTCGGACTACCTGCGGGTAGAAAAAGGGCTGGCGCGCCTCAGCATCGCCGCCTACACGCGCGATGTCACCCAGTTCGGCGGGTTCCTTCATCGCAAGAAGCGCGGGCTGGCGAACGCGCGCCGTGCCGACGTCCGTGACTTCCTCGATCATCTGTTCTCGCTCGCCGTAGACGGCCGCTCAGTGGCGCGCAAGCTTTCTACCCTGCGCCATCTCTACCGCTACCTGCTGCTCGATCGCCATGTCAGCCGCGATCCCACGCTCAACATCGACGCTCCGCGGCAATGGAAAGTACTGCCCAAGTCGCTGGCCCGCGACGAAGTCGAAGCTCTGCTCGGCGGTCCACCGCGCGCGGAAGACACCCCGCTGGCGCAGGCGCTCGCTCTCCGCGACCGCGCCATGCTGGAGATGCTTTACGGCGGCGCCCTGCGGGTCTCGGAAATCCTCGGCGTCGGTCGCGAGGACCTCAAGCTGGACCTCGGCTATGTTCTGGTTCGCGGCAAGGGAGACAAGGAGCGCATCGTGCCGCTGGGTCGCGCTGCGCTCGACGCCCTGCGCCTCTACCTTGACCAGGGCCGCGCCGTGCTGGCAGCAGGGAAGGCCTCGCCGCTGTTATTCGTCGCGCGCGGCGCCCGCCGGCTCTCCCGCCAGCGCGTCTGGCAGATGGTGCGCGCCTCTTCCGCAGCCGGACGCCGCGCCAGCCCGCACATGCTCCGCCACAGTTGCGCCACCCACATGGTGGAAGGCGGCGCCGACCTGCGCACCGTGCAGTCCATCCTGGGCCATGCCGATATCTCCACCACCCAGGTCTACACGCACGTCGCGCTCGACCGCCTGAAGCACGTGTACCGCAGCCACCATCCGCGCGCGCGCGCCCGTGCTGGAATGAGACCCGTCACCACGCAGGAGAAAGAGTGA
- a CDS encoding pitrilysin family protein has product MKFPRLKVMGVMAVLSLAAISAAAQDLASFEKRITVKKLENGLTVLICERPEAPVFSYFTHVDVGAVQEVPGITGLAHMFEHMAFKGTDKIGTKDYAQEKAALEKVEQAYAAYDRERLKRVGRDESKVKELEKAWKDAIAEADQYALPDEFEEIIERDGGVGVNAFTNWDETGYFYSLPANRLELWAYLESERYLHPVMREFYKERDVVFEERRMRTDSQPIGRLVEQFLASAFIAHGYHRPVVGYASDLTAFSASDAEEFRRKYYIPANMVVAVVGDIKAADALPVIEKYFGRLPNTPRPEPVRTQEPPQNAERTVILRDQAQPFYLEGYHRPDVLDPDDVVYDAISDILSKGRTSRLYRSLVRDKKIAVAAAGFSPFPGAKYPHLFAFFAVPTPGHTNQECADAIHQEIERLKTEDVSDEELQSVKTRAKADLIRQLDSNQGLALQLATFERRFGDWRELFRQVERIEKVSKADIRRVANGVFRDTNRTVGMIETVKPATPKGGQ; this is encoded by the coding sequence ATGAAGTTCCCTCGCCTGAAAGTCATGGGTGTCATGGCCGTCCTGTCATTGGCGGCGATCAGCGCGGCAGCGCAGGATTTGGCGTCGTTCGAAAAGCGCATCACGGTGAAGAAGCTGGAGAACGGGCTGACGGTGCTCATCTGCGAGCGCCCCGAGGCCCCGGTCTTCTCCTACTTCACGCACGTGGATGTGGGCGCCGTGCAGGAGGTGCCGGGCATCACCGGCCTGGCGCACATGTTCGAGCACATGGCGTTCAAAGGCACCGACAAGATCGGCACCAAGGACTACGCCCAGGAAAAGGCGGCGCTGGAGAAGGTGGAGCAAGCCTATGCGGCTTACGACCGCGAGCGCCTGAAGCGCGTGGGGCGCGATGAGAGCAAAGTCAAGGAGCTGGAGAAGGCCTGGAAGGACGCCATCGCCGAAGCCGACCAGTACGCCCTGCCGGACGAGTTCGAGGAGATCATCGAGCGCGACGGCGGCGTGGGCGTGAACGCATTCACCAACTGGGACGAAACCGGCTATTTCTACTCGCTCCCGGCCAACCGGCTGGAGCTGTGGGCGTACCTGGAGTCGGAGCGCTACCTCCACCCGGTGATGCGCGAGTTCTACAAGGAGCGCGACGTGGTGTTCGAAGAGCGCCGCATGCGCACCGACAGCCAGCCGATAGGGCGGCTGGTGGAGCAGTTCCTGGCGTCCGCGTTCATCGCCCACGGATACCACCGGCCCGTGGTCGGTTATGCCTCCGACCTGACGGCCTTTTCCGCCTCCGACGCCGAGGAGTTCCGCCGCAAGTACTACATTCCGGCGAATATGGTGGTGGCGGTGGTGGGTGATATCAAAGCGGCCGACGCCCTGCCCGTGATCGAAAAGTACTTCGGCAGGCTGCCGAACACTCCCCGGCCTGAGCCGGTGCGCACTCAGGAGCCGCCGCAGAACGCCGAGCGCACGGTCATCCTGCGCGACCAGGCGCAGCCCTTCTATCTCGAGGGCTACCACCGGCCGGACGTGCTGGATCCTGACGATGTCGTTTACGACGCCATCAGCGACATCCTTTCCAAGGGAAGAACGTCCCGCCTGTACCGCTCGCTGGTGCGGGACAAGAAGATCGCGGTGGCGGCCGCTGGATTCAGCCCCTTCCCGGGAGCGAAATATCCGCATCTGTTTGCCTTCTTCGCCGTGCCGACGCCCGGCCATACCAACCAGGAGTGCGCAGACGCCATCCATCAGGAGATCGAGCGCCTGAAAACCGAGGATGTGAGCGATGAAGAACTGCAGAGTGTAAAGACGCGGGCCAAAGCCGACCTGATCCGGCAGCTCGACAGCAACCAGGGGCTGGCGCTGCAACTGGCCACCTTCGAGCGTCGCTTCGGCGACTGGCGCGAGCTCTTCCGCCAGGTGGAGCGGATCGAGAAGGTCAGCAAGGCAGACATACGCCGCGTGGCCAACGGCGTCTTCCGCGACACCAATCGCACGGTGGGGATGATCGAGACGGTGAAACCGGCAACCCCGAAGGGAGGCCAGTAA